Proteins encoded in a region of the Spiroplasma endosymbiont of Amphimallon solstitiale genome:
- a CDS encoding superoxide dismutase, translating into MPKYKINIIDLPYNYDALEPYISQETIKHHYEELHKKYLTSLKLVMDKHPKVFSDYNLETKGELNRLLSNYCKLEDICEDKETCNVKKLQSSIRQFGGGVINHNLFFSLLGKNKGFNEKSAIGKAIINRFESYEKFEAVLTKTAMDIFGSGWAWLVIDNNGTLRLYKTFNQDNPWFLNMYPLIAIDVWEHAHYLQYKNEHEKYLQALLKVINWEQVNNNYQEYLNEKTKK; encoded by the coding sequence ATGCCTAAATACAAGATTAATATTATCGATTTACCATATAATTATGATGCTTTAGAACCTTACATTTCACAAGAAACAATTAAACATCATTATGAAGAACTTCATAAGAAATATTTAACTTCTTTAAAATTAGTGATGGATAAACATCCGAAAGTTTTTTCTGATTATAATCTTGAAACTAAAGGGGAACTAAATCGTTTATTAAGTAATTATTGTAAATTAGAAGATATATGTGAGGATAAAGAAACTTGTAATGTAAAAAAATTACAAAGTAGCATTCGACAATTTGGTGGGGGAGTAATTAATCATAATCTTTTCTTTTCACTATTGGGGAAAAATAAAGGTTTTAATGAAAAATCAGCTATTGGTAAAGCAATAATTAATCGCTTTGAATCTTATGAAAAATTTGAAGCTGTTTTAACAAAAACTGCCATGGATATTTTTGGAAGTGGTTGAGCATGATTAGTAATTGACAATAATGGTACATTAAGACTATACAAAACTTTTAATCAAGACAATCCATGATTCTTGAACATGTACCCATTGATCGCTATTGATGTATGAGAACATGCACATTATCTACAATATAAAAATGAACATGAGAAATACTTACAAGCATTATTAAAAGTTATCAATTGAGAACAAGTAAATAATAATTATCAAGAGTATTTAAATGAAAAAACTAAAAAATAA
- a CDS encoding RecT family recombinase, with protein sequence MSNNKNELKIPNFIKSNKEEYVKFRNYYEMIINSSKDLKNMNTQSLINALINLYKLNLSINPIKKELALIPYGDELQVQIQEDGWLTLLQRTGLVVDFQREKITTAHKFNKENNKWEINPALIFERKTINTIGYYCYISLLDKNGKINNFYKGMTVEEINQHKDKYGKTYNKKSQEWKLNHIWTSAFDQMALKTVVKALIREINKTPIIVLNNQDDINLALQLDQGVVIDEETIAYKDNTGDEVKIINSNNNIDNTDINSTLSKLKELEKEEEIIENFEV encoded by the coding sequence ATGAGTAATAATAAAAATGAATTAAAAATTCCTAATTTTATTAAAAGTAATAAAGAAGAATATGTAAAATTTAGAAATTATTATGAAATGATTATAAATTCTAGTAAAGATTTAAAAAATATGAATACACAAAGTTTAATTAATGCATTAATTAATTTATATAAATTAAATCTTTCAATTAATCCAATTAAAAAAGAATTAGCATTAATTCCTTATGGTGATGAATTACAAGTTCAAATTCAAGAAGATGGTTGATTAACATTATTACAAAGAACTGGATTAGTTGTTGATTTTCAAAGAGAAAAAATAACAACTGCACATAAATTTAATAAAGAAAATAATAAATGAGAAATTAATCCAGCATTAATTTTTGAAAGAAAAACAATTAATACTATTGGTTATTATTGTTATATTTCACTTTTAGATAAAAATGGTAAAATTAATAATTTTTATAAAGGAATGACTGTTGAAGAAATTAATCAACATAAAGATAAATATGGAAAAACTTATAATAAAAAAAGTCAAGAATGAAAATTAAATCATATATGAACTTCTGCATTTGACCAAATGGCTTTAAAAACAGTAGTTAAAGCATTAATTCGTGAAATTAATAAAACACCAATTATAGTATTAAATAATCAAGATGATATTAATTTGGCACTTCAATTAGACCAAGGTGTAGTAATTGATGAAGAAACTATTGCATATAAGGATAATACTGGTGATGAAGTTAAAATTATTAATTCAAATAATAATATTGATAATACTGATATAAATTCTACTTTATCTAAATTAAAAGAATTAGAAAAAGAAGAAGAAATTATAGAAAATTTTGAAGTTTAG
- a CDS encoding RluA family pseudouridine synthase: MTTLTITANDADQTLINYLKKVFKTLPLSKIYRLFRTKKIRVNNKTTTDFKYRLQENDLVVIYESNLVVNYKPEKITKEAPIELFYEDDNFLIVNKDHNIVVHQPYGSCLDNMVKYYLQQKYPKKKREQTFNISHQYRLDKLTKGLIIYPKNKMTQNALHNATKNGKIIKKYLAICSGQLTKNLNISGYITHDELTMKMKFSIEPSEQSKSCSTIFTPIFNTKDFTLVECQLITGRKHQIRSTLQFLNLPIVGDTKYGSTIVTPNKIALFAYYLSFNDLEEPFTYLNDQNFIIKDLKTDLIKQIKKEKW, from the coding sequence ATGACTACCTTAACAATTACTGCCAATGATGCTGATCAAACTTTAATTAATTATTTAAAAAAAGTATTTAAAACACTACCACTGTCAAAAATTTATCGTTTGTTTAGAACAAAAAAAATCAGAGTTAATAATAAAACTACTACTGATTTTAAATATCGCTTACAAGAAAATGATTTAGTAGTCATTTATGAAAGTAATTTAGTTGTTAACTATAAACCAGAAAAAATTACTAAAGAAGCACCAATTGAATTGTTTTATGAAGATGATAATTTTTTAATTGTTAATAAAGATCATAATATTGTTGTCCATCAACCATATGGTTCTTGCTTAGATAACATGGTAAAATATTATTTACAACAAAAATACCCGAAGAAGAAACGTGAGCAAACATTTAATATTAGTCATCAGTATCGTTTAGATAAACTAACTAAGGGTTTAATTATTTATCCAAAAAATAAAATGACACAAAACGCACTTCATAATGCTACCAAAAATGGTAAAATTATTAAAAAATATTTGGCTATTTGTTCTGGCCAATTAACTAAAAATTTAAATATTTCTGGTTATATTACTCATGATGAGTTAACAATGAAAATGAAATTTTCAATTGAACCAAGTGAACAAAGTAAAAGTTGTAGCACCATCTTTACACCAATATTTAATACTAAAGACTTTACTTTAGTTGAGTGTCAATTAATTACTGGTAGAAAACATCAAATTCGTAGTACTTTACAATTTTTAAATTTGCCAATTGTTGGTGACACTAAGTATGGGTCAACAATAGTTACCCCTAATAAAATTGCATTATTTGCTTATTATTTGTCATTTAATGATTTAGAAGAACCATTTACTTATTTGAATGATCAAAATTTTATAATAAAAGATTTAAAAACAGATTTAATTAAACAGATTAAAAAAGAAAAATGATAA
- a CDS encoding IS256 family transposase, with protein MAKKQNINNNDPISKAVDLLLENTEDLTTVFKEGGLYKELTKRLVEKMLNSEMQNYLGYEKNQHSNTENARNGTSSKKLITQQGKIEIDVPRDRNSDFTPVIVAKRQRRFDGFDQQVLSLYAKGMTLSDIRMQLQELYHGADISESVISQITDDVIDDVKTWQNRPLESVYPIVYFDCIVVKVRQDKRIINKSVYIALGVDLEGKKDVLGLWISENEGAKFWLANFTEMKNRGLNDILIACSDNLTGMSEAIQAVYPKTEHQLCIVHQIRNSLKYVSYKHRKTLVTDLKPIYSACSEEQAMQALESFESKWNKQYPQIAKSWYKNWENLMIFISYPAEIKRVIYTTNAIESVNSQLRKVIRNKKAFPNDMSVFKIFYLAIENITKKWTLPIQNWNTAIVHFMIKFEDRINLN; from the coding sequence ATGGCTAAAAAACAAAATATTAATAATAATGATCCAATATCAAAAGCAGTAGATTTATTATTAGAAAATACTGAAGATTTAACAACAGTTTTTAAAGAAGGGGGTTTATATAAAGAATTAACAAAACGTTTAGTTGAAAAAATGTTGAATTCTGAAATGCAAAATTATTTAGGATATGAAAAAAATCAACATAGTAATACTGAAAATGCTCGTAATGGTACAAGTTCAAAAAAATTAATAACTCAACAAGGTAAAATTGAGATTGATGTACCAAGAGATCGCAATAGTGATTTTACTCCTGTAATAGTTGCAAAAAGACAGCGAAGATTTGATGGTTTTGATCAACAAGTGCTTTCACTATATGCAAAAGGTATGACTCTATCTGACATTAGAATGCAGTTACAAGAGTTATATCATGGTGCTGATATTAGTGAAAGTGTTATTAGTCAAATTACTGATGATGTTATTGATGATGTCAAAACATGACAAAATCGACCATTAGAAAGCGTTTATCCGATTGTTTATTTTGATTGTATAGTAGTTAAAGTTCGACAAGATAAACGGATTATTAATAAATCAGTTTATATAGCATTAGGAGTTGATTTAGAAGGTAAAAAAGATGTTTTAGGCTTATGAATTAGTGAAAATGAAGGTGCTAAATTTTGATTAGCTAATTTCACAGAAATGAAAAATCGAGGCTTAAATGATATTTTGATTGCTTGTAGTGATAATTTAACAGGCATGTCAGAAGCAATACAAGCAGTTTATCCTAAAACAGAACATCAATTATGCATTGTTCATCAAATTCGAAATAGTTTAAAATATGTTTCATACAAACATCGAAAAACTCTAGTTACAGATTTAAAACCAATTTATAGTGCATGTAGTGAAGAACAAGCAATGCAAGCTTTAGAATCATTTGAAAGTAAATGAAATAAACAATATCCCCAAATTGCTAAATCTTGATATAAAAATTGAGAAAATTTGATGATTTTTATTAGTTATCCTGCAGAAATCAAAAGAGTAATTTATACAACAAATGCTATTGAATCTGTTAATAGTCAATTACGAAAAGTTATTAGAAACAAAAAAGCTTTTCCTAATGATATGTCAGTTTTTAAAATATTTTATTTAGCAATTGAAAATATAACAAAAAAATGAACATTGCCTATTCAAAATTGAAATACAGCAATTGTTCATTTTATGATAAAATTTGAAGACAGAATTAATCTGAACTAG
- a CDS encoding Mbov_0401 family ICE element transposase-like protein: MNFNYKWNFREQSAKIDKLVLEHITKKWEKWDWRIKNTRDKKKYKIVDYQYRTRKIMYGLVTYKRRIYEYFDEKLQKWVRVCLVDEWLELPKYKRIGEDIEDTIIENFADGKRYRDICAICKKAGISVSSVHRVFKNFEIVETNPVKVKLEKNQPIFVAIDDGHRKFWNFKRKGIKHSMRLIVTYTDNINHKVQNKRVKAIIRPTKTKIGVKKTAEFVKEHCQKFYENIEQAKIIICGDSAGWIKEVADYLGAQFVLDKFHLIRTLYLGIMAGNKGKYVKEYNHCKNLINNGQYEQLIDYLYKELDNHKKLKKKYFKNNKQGIENQGAKWNIGCFTETNIWHVLKEMLGNRTYNILIYIKMVIFKCNKINLET, encoded by the coding sequence GTGAATTTTAATTATAAATGAAATTTTAGAGAACAAAGTGCAAAAATTGATAAATTAGTTTTAGAACATATAACAAAGAAATGAGAAAAATGAGATTGAAGAATAAAAAATACAAGAGATAAAAAGAAATATAAAATTGTTGATTATCAATATCGAACAAGAAAAATAATGTATGGATTAGTAACTTATAAAAGAAGAATTTATGAATATTTTGATGAAAAATTACAAAAATGAGTTCGTGTTTGTTTAGTTGATGAATGACTAGAATTACCTAAATATAAAAGAATTGGTGAAGATATTGAAGACACTATTATTGAAAATTTTGCTGATGGAAAAAGATATCGTGATATTTGTGCTATTTGTAAAAAAGCAGGTATTAGTGTTAGTAGTGTTCATAGAGTTTTTAAAAATTTTGAAATAGTTGAAACAAATCCAGTAAAAGTAAAATTAGAAAAAAATCAACCTATTTTTGTAGCAATTGATGATGGTCATCGAAAATTTTGAAATTTTAAACGTAAAGGTATAAAACACTCTATGCGTTTAATAGTAACATATACAGATAATATTAATCACAAAGTACAAAATAAAAGAGTAAAAGCAATTATTAGACCAACAAAAACAAAAATTGGAGTTAAAAAAACTGCTGAATTTGTTAAAGAACATTGTCAAAAATTTTATGAAAATATTGAACAAGCAAAAATTATTATTTGTGGTGATAGTGCAGGATGAATTAAAGAAGTTGCTGATTATTTAGGTGCACAGTTTGTTTTAGATAAATTCCATTTAATTAGAACATTATATCTTGGTATAATGGCTGGAAATAAAGGAAAGTATGTAAAAGAATATAATCATTGTAAAAATTTAATTAATAATGGTCAATATGAACAATTAATTGATTATTTATATAAAGAATTAGATAATCATAAAAAATTAAAGAAAAAATATTTTAAAAATAATAAACAAGGTATTGAAAATCAAGGTGCAAAATGAAATATCGGTTGTTTTACAGAAACAAATATTTGACATGTTTTAAAAGAAATGCTTGGTAATAGAACATATAATATTTTAATTTATATTAAAATGGTTATTTTTAAATGTAATAAGATAAATTTAGAAACATAG
- a CDS encoding transposase-like zinc-binding domain-containing protein, translating to MNKNTVKEILNNLSDKDFIEIFRENKTRIKQIEKKEKFEAVEQKFKEKGIQCPDCSSFLCTKYGSKDYKQRYKCKSCNITFHAFKNHYFYWSHLSHDQWDLLIQIATLGQSAYIISQFINTTNKTAWFNRQKFMKSTQLVKTQNQFVKLKARIEIDETFIKEIHKGNFKDPNDPKKQWIEENAKDLNCCIQMAIDENRNIYAQTTNTKRLNKKWVQENLTSKLIEENSIIVCDMQVLYDTVAKQTKSTIQQFKSKENKELNYKKLSNVSKIQSSLKEFITHYHGIGFTNIQNYLNLWKWKYQHYGLTPYQKSNVLYFSL from the coding sequence ATGAATAAAAATACAGTAAAAGAAATTTTAAATAATTTGTCTGATAAAGATTTTATTGAGATTTTTAGAGAAAATAAAACTAGAATTAAACAAATTGAGAAAAAAGAAAAATTTGAAGCAGTCGAACAAAAATTCAAAGAGAAAGGGATTCAATGTCCAGATTGTAGTTCTTTTTTGTGTACTAAATATGGTAGTAAAGATTATAAGCAAAGATATAAATGTAAAAGTTGTAATATTACTTTTCATGCTTTTAAAAATCATTATTTTTATTGAAGTCATTTATCTCATGATCAATGAGATTTATTGATACAAATAGCTACTTTAGGTCAATCTGCTTACATTATTTCTCAATTTATTAATACTACAAATAAAACTGCCTGATTTAATCGTCAAAAATTTATGAAATCAACACAATTAGTAAAAACACAAAATCAATTTGTAAAATTAAAAGCTAGAATTGAAATTGACGAAACTTTTATCAAAGAAATTCATAAAGGAAACTTTAAAGATCCAAATGATCCAAAAAAACAATGAATTGAAGAAAATGCTAAAGATTTAAATTGTTGTATTCAAATGGCAATTGATGAAAACCGAAATATCTATGCTCAAACAACAAATACTAAAAGATTAAATAAAAAATGAGTACAAGAAAACTTAACATCGAAACTTATCGAAGAAAATTCAATTATAGTTTGTGATATGCAAGTATTATATGATACAGTAGCTAAACAAACTAAATCCACTATCCAGCAGTTTAAATCAAAAGAAAATAAAGAATTAAATTATAAAAAATTAAGTAATGTCAGTAAAATACAATCAAGTTTAAAAGAATTTATTACTCATTACCATGGCATTGGATTTACCAATATTCAAAATTACCTCAATTTATGGAAATGAAAATATCAACACTACGGATTAACCCCTTATCAAAAATCCAATGTGTTATATTTCAGTTTGTAA
- the gatC gene encoding Asp-tRNA(Asn)/Glu-tRNA(Gln) amidotransferase subunit GatC encodes MDKIEKKMTTKMLHEFANELMFNLSEEQCENLLLEFKAIEKQMEIVTNINTNDIEPLNYPFPIINNLLRSDNVGTHLTSKSVLNIAPEVENNYISINQVINHEN; translated from the coding sequence ATGGATAAAATTGAAAAGAAAATGACAACAAAAATGCTACATGAATTTGCTAACGAACTTATGTTCAATTTAAGCGAAGAACAATGTGAAAATCTTTTACTAGAATTTAAAGCTATTGAAAAACAAATGGAAATTGTGACAAATATTAATACAAATGATATTGAACCTTTAAATTACCCATTTCCTATTATTAATAATTTATTACGTTCCGATAATGTTGGAACTCATTTAACATCTAAGAGTGTTTTAAATATTGCTCCAGAAGTTGAAAATAATTACATTAGTATTAATCAGGTGATTAATCATGAAAATTAA
- a CDS encoding PD-(D/E)XK nuclease family protein — protein sequence MSKLIFKKETHQYFLEDKELISVSRIIDNYLGFGYSHIAPEVLKNASVRGKWVHKLNELYLQNINEENIINNLLKKLKPVTNNINYSYCKKSLMFLKEKFKDKNNYEFIIEKPINDNVIAGTPDLVYLNKKENKYYLVDYKTYACIDEDKLKRIKLQLTAYYCMLLANDISPCNKTYVYLTNKNNQETIEIEITSELLIEWFNAKTKYFKGENKND from the coding sequence ATGAGTAAATTAATTTTTAAAAAAGAAACTCATCAATATTTTTTAGAAGATAAAGAATTAATATCAGTTTCTAGAATTATTGATAATTATTTAGGTTTTGGATATAGTCATATAGCACCAGAAGTATTAAAAAATGCTTCAGTTCGTGGTAAATGAGTTCATAAACTTAATGAATTATATTTACAAAATATTAATGAAGAAAATATAATTAATAATTTATTAAAAAAATTAAAACCAGTAACTAATAATATAAATTATTCTTATTGTAAAAAATCACTTATGTTTTTAAAAGAAAAATTTAAAGATAAAAATAATTATGAATTTATTATTGAAAAACCTATTAATGATAATGTAATTGCTGGAACACCCGATTTAGTTTATTTAAATAAAAAAGAAAATAAATATTATTTAGTAGATTATAAAACTTATGCTTGTATTGATGAAGATAAATTAAAAAGAATTAAATTACAATTAACTGCTTATTATTGTATGTTACTTGCTAATGATATAAGTCCATGTAATAAAACTTATGTTTATTTAACTAATAAAAATAATCAAGAAACAATAGAAATTGAAATAACCAGTGAATTATTAATTGAATGATTTAATGCAAAAACAAAATATTTTAAAGGAGAAAATAAAAATGATTAA
- a CDS encoding Abi family protein: MLLNEEWFAENIVEEKYLELLKRNYPQHQLKDLLLLNIDLRLLYLKHILMIENSLKNALLHQLFNDNVQNLDNATFLNPEHLTQMKTALRLIRAGYNKYNRNGVLKSRTIRSLIEVMSFEWTMKLLQTLNDKSIAKIAHYFGIKEFNDSKILLEQLEYIKDIRNYLSHNFKVLAIQFKYKERFAYYEQTLNANNDHHYLHLLITRFSSKNQLLVPFNVDYENLFNSYDVKIHDCVKEDNQSIIHT, translated from the coding sequence ATGTTATTAAATGAAGAGTGATTTGCAGAAAATATTGTTGAAGAAAAATATTTAGAATTATTAAAGCGTAATTATCCTCAACATCAACTTAAAGATTTATTATTATTAAACATTGATTTACGTTTATTGTATTTAAAACATATTTTAATGATTGAAAATTCTTTAAAAAATGCTTTATTACATCAACTTTTTAATGATAATGTTCAAAATTTAGATAATGCTACTTTTCTTAATCCAGAACACCTAACTCAAATGAAAACAGCTTTACGTTTGATTCGTGCTGGTTATAATAAATATAATAGAAATGGTGTTTTAAAATCACGAACAATACGTAGTTTAATAGAAGTTATGTCATTTGAATGAACAATGAAATTATTACAAACTTTAAATGATAAAAGTATCGCTAAGATTGCTCATTATTTTGGTATCAAAGAATTTAATGATAGTAAAATTTTATTAGAACAGTTAGAGTATATTAAAGATATTCGTAATTATTTATCACATAATTTTAAAGTATTAGCAATTCAATTTAAGTATAAAGAACGGTTCGCTTATTATGAACAAACTTTAAATGCTAATAATGATCATCATTATTTGCACTTATTAATTACTCGTTTTTCTAGTAAAAACCAATTACTAGTGCCATTTAATGTTGATTATGAAAATTTATTTAATAGTTATGATGTTAAAATTCATGATTGTGTTAAGGAAGATAATCAAAGTATAATCCATACTTAG
- a CDS encoding type II CAAX endopeptidase family protein: MFNKKSNQINVSHNNDIIRRINVNQTDNINSNNLEKNEQKQSFIDKFTSKSLSCDDTNNFNFKTASWTLTIIYLISFIIIPILYSLIKTYAVKDTSQSSFLSLFIFSLLPIFGLVVSVGIDWETMIKKGGWAAYSHSVFGFISVVFVLLFFIATKVISGKDDDVTSLATTFLIQQLFQLLGSILVLIFCRSLRERIITTLKEAKLDLITWVTIFAVIGTILNIIFNIIPKFSEFNMLTSNNTSKNQDVLNLLMNSPYGIFVLVLSTIFIAPINEEISYRHGTFTIVRYRWLAYVASLIYFPSMHVMDSGDWNNIIGYLGFSIILPLLFIMTRGNTTYTIGLHAFSNLIATISGFINKN; encoded by the coding sequence ATGTTTAATAAAAAATCTAATCAAATTAATGTTTCTCACAACAATGATATCATACGTAGAATTAATGTAAACCAAACTGATAACATTAATAGTAATAATTTAGAAAAAAATGAACAAAAACAGTCATTTATTGATAAATTTACTTCAAAATCACTTAGTTGTGATGACACCAATAACTTTAATTTCAAAACAGCCAGTTGAACTCTAACAATAATTTATCTTATATCTTTTATTATAATTCCAATTCTTTATAGTTTAATCAAAACTTATGCTGTAAAAGATACTAGTCAAAGTTCATTTCTTAGTCTTTTTATTTTTAGTTTATTGCCAATTTTTGGCTTAGTTGTTTCAGTTGGTATTGATTGAGAAACTATGATTAAAAAAGGTGGGTGGGCTGCTTATAGTCATAGTGTATTTGGTTTTATTAGTGTAGTATTTGTTCTTTTATTTTTTATTGCAACAAAAGTTATTAGTGGTAAAGATGATGATGTAACTTCGCTTGCTACTACATTTTTAATTCAACAGTTATTTCAATTGTTAGGATCAATTTTAGTATTAATATTTTGTAGATCATTACGTGAGAGAATTATTACTACTTTAAAAGAAGCAAAATTAGATTTAATAACTTGAGTTACCATTTTTGCTGTTATTGGTACTATTTTAAATATTATTTTCAACATAATTCCTAAATTTAGTGAATTTAATATGTTAACAAGTAATAATACTTCAAAAAATCAAGATGTTTTAAACTTATTAATGAATAGTCCATATGGCATTTTTGTTTTAGTTCTTAGTACTATTTTTATTGCTCCAATTAATGAAGAAATATCATATCGTCATGGTACTTTTACCATTGTTCGTTATCGTTGGTTAGCATATGTTGCTTCATTAATTTATTTCCCATCAATGCATGTTATGGATAGTGGTGATTGAAATAATATTATTGGTTATTTAGGATTTAGTATTATATTACCCTTATTATTTATAATGACACGGGGTAATACTACATATACTATTGGTTTACATGCTTTTTCTAATCTAATTGCAACTATTTCTGGTTTTATTAATAAAAATTAA
- the ligA gene encoding NAD-dependent DNA ligase LigA — MSNKNNDIKNEIIQLRNQIKQWNYEYHVLDAPTVSDELYDSAYHRLIKLEEQYPQFNSNDSPTKTVGNKPLNSLTKIFHQQPMLSLGNAFNYEDLLKFDQQIKKTLSENNIEYVCELKIDGLSISITYEKGKLKTAATRGDGIAGEDITNNILTIKTIPKTIPINSKLEVRGEIYLSKEEFNRINEKQQQQNLPLFANPRNAAAGTIRQLDINIVNSRKLDGFLYYYINATNDNIKTHEQALFTLQKYGFKINEQWQLCKNIEEVWTYIQKYEKLRNTLPYEIDGIVIKINDLTSYDMLGRTNKAPKWAIAYKFPAVTSVTKLLDIFPTVGRTGKITYNARLQPVIIAGTTVTFATLHNGDYIINRDLRINDLVSVKKAGDIIPEVIAPIISNRQINNIIFKKAIHCPVCKTKLEQVPPEVDQFCINSDCPSRILKSLMHFCSRNAMDIIGLNEKILLRFLDLKWIKTISDIYNLVNLRKEILSLPRFGEKSFTNLANSIILSKQNSLERLLFGLGIRHVGQKTAIILAKKYLTLNKLMEATFDDVANTNEIGPTIATSVIDYFLNPTNQQLIINLQNFKLNFNYLQKNQSQVLNGKTFVLTGTLTKSRNEFIELLNNYGAKITNTISNNTSYLIVGENPGNKLAQARKLNVKIINEEQLQNLLKEVAKNG; from the coding sequence ATGAGTAACAAAAATAATGATATTAAAAATGAAATAATACAATTAAGAAACCAAATTAAACAATGAAATTATGAATATCATGTTTTAGATGCACCTACTGTTAGTGACGAACTTTATGATAGCGCCTATCATAGATTAATAAAATTAGAAGAACAATATCCCCAATTTAATAGTAATGATTCTCCAACTAAAACTGTTGGTAATAAACCACTTAATTCTTTAACAAAAATTTTTCACCAACAACCAATGCTAAGTTTGGGTAATGCCTTTAACTATGAAGATTTACTAAAATTTGATCAACAAATCAAAAAAACATTATCAGAAAATAACATTGAATATGTTTGTGAACTAAAAATTGATGGTCTATCAATTTCTATAACTTATGAAAAAGGAAAATTAAAAACTGCTGCTACCAGAGGTGATGGTATTGCTGGTGAAGACATTACCAATAATATTTTGACAATTAAAACAATACCAAAAACAATACCAATTAATTCTAAATTAGAAGTAAGAGGAGAAATATATTTAAGTAAAGAAGAATTTAATCGCATTAATGAAAAACAACAACAACAAAACTTACCACTCTTTGCTAATCCTCGCAATGCTGCAGCCGGTACTATTCGCCAACTTGATATTAATATTGTTAATTCAAGAAAATTAGATGGTTTTCTTTACTATTATATTAATGCTACTAATGATAATATTAAAACCCATGAACAAGCATTATTTACCTTACAAAAATATGGTTTCAAAATTAATGAACAATGACAGTTATGTAAAAATATTGAAGAAGTATGAACTTATATTCAGAAATATGAAAAGTTAAGAAATACATTACCATATGAAATTGATGGTATTGTCATTAAAATTAATGATCTAACCAGTTATGATATGTTAGGAAGAACTAATAAGGCACCAAAATGAGCAATAGCTTATAAATTTCCTGCTGTTACTAGTGTTACTAAACTTTTAGATATATTTCCAACTGTTGGTAGAACAGGAAAAATAACCTATAATGCTAGATTACAACCAGTGATAATTGCTGGTACTACCGTTACTTTTGCCACACTTCATAATGGTGATTATATTATTAATCGTGATTTACGTATTAATGATTTAGTAAGTGTTAAAAAAGCCGGTGATATTATTCCAGAAGTAATTGCCCCAATTATTAGTAATCGTCAAATAAACAATATTATTTTTAAAAAAGCTATCCATTGTCCAGTTTGTAAAACAAAATTGGAACAAGTTCCGCCAGAAGTTGATCAATTTTGCATTAATAGTGATTGTCCATCACGAATTCTTAAATCATTAATGCACTTCTGTTCAAGAAATGCTATGGATATTATTGGTTTAAATGAAAAAATATTATTACGTTTTTTAGATTTAAAATGAATTAAAACTATTAGTGATATTTACAATTTAGTTAATTTACGAAAAGAAATACTATCATTACCACGTTTTGGTGAAAAATCTTTCACTAATCTTGCTAATTCAATTATTCTATCAAAACAAAATTCCTTAGAAAGACTTTTATTCGGTTTGGGAATTCGCCATGTTGGCCAAAAAACAGCAATTATTCTTGCAAAAAAATATTTAACTTTAAATAAGTTAATGGAAGCAACCTTTGATGATGTAGCTAATACTAATGAAATTGGTCCAACAATTGCTACTAGTGTTATTGATTATTTCCTTAATCCTACTAATCAACAACTAATTATTAACTTGCAAAACTTTAAACTTAACTTTAATTATTTACAAAAAAACCAATCACAAGTTTTGAATGGTAAAACTTTTGTCTTAACAGGAACTTTAACTAAAAGTCGTAACGAATTCATTGAATTATTAAATAACTATGGTGCTAAAATTACCAATACTATTAGTAATAATACTTCTTATTTAATTGTTGGTGAAAATCCAGGAAATAAATTAGCACAAGCACGCAAACTTAATGTTAAAATTATTAATGAAGAGCAATTACAAAATTTATTGAAAGAGGTAGCAAAAAATGGATAA